A region from the Bubalus kerabau isolate K-KA32 ecotype Philippines breed swamp buffalo chromosome 12, PCC_UOA_SB_1v2, whole genome shotgun sequence genome encodes:
- the ZIC2 gene encoding zinc finger protein ZIC 2 isoform X1, translating into MLLDAGPQFPAIGVGSFARHHHHSAAAAAAAAAEMQDRELSLAAAQNGFVDSAAAHMGAFKLNPGAHELSPGQSSAFTSQGPGAYPGSAAAAAAAAALGPHAAHVGSYSGPPFNSTRDFLFRSRGFGDSAPGGGQHGLFGPGAGGLHHAHSDAQGHLLFPGLPEQHGPHGSQNVLNGQMRLGLPGEVFGRSEQYRQVASPRTDPYSAAQLHNQYGPMNMNMGMNMAAAAAHHHHHHHHPGAFFRYMRQQCIKQELICKWIDPEQLSNPKKSCNKTFSTMHELVTHVSVEHVGGPEQSNHVCFWEECPREGKPFKAKYKLVNHIRVHTGEKPFPCPFPGCGKVFARSENLKIHKRTHTGEKPFQCEFEGCDRRFANSSDRKKHMHVHTSDKPYLCKMCDKSYTHPSSLRKHMKVHESSPQGSESSPAASSGYESSTPPGLVSPSAEPQSSSTLSPAAAAAAAAAAAAAAVSAVHRSGGAGGSSGGGGGGGGGGGAGGGGGGSGGGSGTAGGHGGLSSNFNEWYV; encoded by the exons ATGCTCCTGGACGCGGGGCCGCAGTTCCCGGCCATCGGGGTGGGCAGCTTCGCGCGCCACCATCACCACTCGGCTGCGGCGGCGGCCGCCGCGGCCGCGGAGATGCAAGACCGCGAACTGAGCCTGGCGGCGGCGCAGAACGGCTTCGTGGACTCAGCGGCTGCTCACATGGGCGCCTTCAAGCTCAACCCTGGGGCGCACGAGTTGTCCCCGGGCCAGAGCTCGGCGTTCACGTCGCAGGGCCCCGGCGCCTACCCCGGGTCTGCAGCGGCCGCCGCGGCAGCTGCCGCGCTCGGGCCGCACGCCGCGCATGTCGGCTCCTACTCCGGGCCGCCCTTTAACTCCACCCGGGACTTCCTGTTCCGCAGCCGCGGCTTTGGCGACTCGGCGCCCGGCGGCGGGCAGCACGGGCTGTTCGGGCCGGGGGCCGGCGGCCTGCACCACGCGCACTCGGACGCGCAGGGCCACCTCCTCTTCCCCGGCCTCCCGGAGCAGCACGGGCCGCACGGCTCGCAGAATGTGCTCAATGGGCAGATGCGCCTCGGGCTGCCCGGCGAGGTGTTCGGGCGCTCGGAGCAGTACCGCCAGGTGGCCAGCCCGCGGACCGACCCCTACTCGGCGGCGCAGCTCCACAACCAGTACGGCCCCATGAATATGAACATGGGGATGAACATGGCAGCGGCCGCggcccaccatcaccaccaccaccatcaccctggTGCCTTTTTCCGCTACATGCGGCAGCAGTGCATCAAGCAAGAGCTCATCTGCAAGTGGATCGACCCCGAGCAGCTGAGCAACCCGAAGAAGAGCTGCAACAAAACTTTCAGCACCATGCACGAGCTGGTGACCCACGTCTCGGTGGAGCATGTCGGCGGCCCGGAGCAGAGCAACCACGTCTGCTTCTGGGAGGAGTGTCCGCGCGAGGGCAAACCTTTCAAGGCCAAATACAAACTGGTCAACCATATCCGCGTGCACACCGGCGAGAAGCCTTtcccctgccccttcccgggcTGCGGCAAGGTCTTCGCGCGCTCTGAGAACCTCAAGATCCACAAAAGGACCCACACAG GGGAGAAGCCCTTCCAGTGTGAGTTCGAGGGCTGTGACCGGCGCTTCGCCAACAGTAGCGACAGGAAGAAGCACATGCACGTGCACACCTCGGATAAGCCCTATCTGTGCAAGATGTGTGACAAGTCGTACACGCACCCCAGCTCTCTGCGGAAACACATGAAG GTCCATGAGTCCTCCCCGCAGGGCTCCGAGTCGTCCCCGGCCGCCAGCTCCGGCTACGAGTCGTCCACGCCCCCCGGGCTGGTGTCGCCCAGCGCCGAGCCCCAGAGCAGTTCCACCCTCtccccggcggcggcggctgctgcagcagcggctgcggcggcggcggccgtaTCCGCGGTGCACCGGAGTGGAGGCGCGGGCGGCAGCTCCGGTGGAGgaggcgggggcggcggcggcggcggggcgggcgggggcggcggAGGCTCCGGCGGGGGCAGCGGGACGGCCGGGGGCCACGGCGGCCTGTCCTCCAACTTCAATGAATGGTACGTGTGA
- the ZIC2 gene encoding zinc finger protein ZIC 2 isoform X2 has translation MLLDAGPQFPAIGVGSFARHHHHSAAAAAAAAAEMQDRELSLAAAQNGFVDSAAAHMGAFKLNPGAHELSPGQSSAFTSQGPGAYPGSAAAAAAAAALGPHAAHVGSYSGPPFNSTRDFLFRSRGFGDSAPGGGQHGLFGPGAGGLHHAHSDAQGHLLFPGLPEQHGPHGSQNVLNGQMRLGLPGEVFGRSEQYRQVASPRTDPYSAAQLHNQYGPMNMNMGMNMAAAAAHHHHHHHHPGAFFRYMRQQCIKQELICKWIDPEQLSNPKKSCNKTFSTMHELVTHVSVEHVGGPEQSNHVCFWEECPREGKPFKAKYKLVNHIRVHTGEKPFPCPFPGCGKVFARSENLKIHKRTHTGEKPFQCEFEGCDRRFANSSDRKKHMHVHTSDKPYLCKMCDKSYTHPSSLRKHMKVHESSPQGSESSPAASSGYESSTPPGLVSPSAEPQSSSTLSPAAAAAAAAAGHGGLSSNFNEWYV, from the exons ATGCTCCTGGACGCGGGGCCGCAGTTCCCGGCCATCGGGGTGGGCAGCTTCGCGCGCCACCATCACCACTCGGCTGCGGCGGCGGCCGCCGCGGCCGCGGAGATGCAAGACCGCGAACTGAGCCTGGCGGCGGCGCAGAACGGCTTCGTGGACTCAGCGGCTGCTCACATGGGCGCCTTCAAGCTCAACCCTGGGGCGCACGAGTTGTCCCCGGGCCAGAGCTCGGCGTTCACGTCGCAGGGCCCCGGCGCCTACCCCGGGTCTGCAGCGGCCGCCGCGGCAGCTGCCGCGCTCGGGCCGCACGCCGCGCATGTCGGCTCCTACTCCGGGCCGCCCTTTAACTCCACCCGGGACTTCCTGTTCCGCAGCCGCGGCTTTGGCGACTCGGCGCCCGGCGGCGGGCAGCACGGGCTGTTCGGGCCGGGGGCCGGCGGCCTGCACCACGCGCACTCGGACGCGCAGGGCCACCTCCTCTTCCCCGGCCTCCCGGAGCAGCACGGGCCGCACGGCTCGCAGAATGTGCTCAATGGGCAGATGCGCCTCGGGCTGCCCGGCGAGGTGTTCGGGCGCTCGGAGCAGTACCGCCAGGTGGCCAGCCCGCGGACCGACCCCTACTCGGCGGCGCAGCTCCACAACCAGTACGGCCCCATGAATATGAACATGGGGATGAACATGGCAGCGGCCGCggcccaccatcaccaccaccaccatcaccctggTGCCTTTTTCCGCTACATGCGGCAGCAGTGCATCAAGCAAGAGCTCATCTGCAAGTGGATCGACCCCGAGCAGCTGAGCAACCCGAAGAAGAGCTGCAACAAAACTTTCAGCACCATGCACGAGCTGGTGACCCACGTCTCGGTGGAGCATGTCGGCGGCCCGGAGCAGAGCAACCACGTCTGCTTCTGGGAGGAGTGTCCGCGCGAGGGCAAACCTTTCAAGGCCAAATACAAACTGGTCAACCATATCCGCGTGCACACCGGCGAGAAGCCTTtcccctgccccttcccgggcTGCGGCAAGGTCTTCGCGCGCTCTGAGAACCTCAAGATCCACAAAAGGACCCACACAG GGGAGAAGCCCTTCCAGTGTGAGTTCGAGGGCTGTGACCGGCGCTTCGCCAACAGTAGCGACAGGAAGAAGCACATGCACGTGCACACCTCGGATAAGCCCTATCTGTGCAAGATGTGTGACAAGTCGTACACGCACCCCAGCTCTCTGCGGAAACACATGAAG GTCCATGAGTCCTCCCCGCAGGGCTCCGAGTCGTCCCCGGCCGCCAGCTCCGGCTACGAGTCGTCCACGCCCCCCGGGCTGGTGTCGCCCAGCGCCGAGCCCCAGAGCAGTTCCACCCTCtccccggcggcggcggctgctgcagcagcggc GGGCCACGGCGGCCTGTCCTCCAACTTCAATGAATGGTACGTGTGA